In the Halorussus salinus genome, TCCGACGCCGCGAAACCCTCGCGCTCTCGGGTGCCCTCCTCGCCGGACTCGCCGGATGCACCGGGAGCGAGGACCCGCAGACGACCGGCACCGCGACCGAGACGACCCGCGACACGGCCACTCCCGACGACCCGGCGACCGAGACGACGCCCGAGGAGTCCCCCGGTTTCGACGACCTCGACGCGCCCCCGTTCCCCGAAATCGACCCCGCGACCGACCCCGAAATTGCCGAGGACCTGCTGGCCGACCAGATTCGGGGCAACGTCGCGTTCGCCATCGACTTGCTCGCAACCCTGCGCGACCAGCAGGACGCGCCCAACCTCTTTTTCTCGCCCTACAGCGTCTCGGTCGCGCTGGCGATGACCTACGCCGGGGCGCGGGGCGAGACGGCCGCCGAGATGGCCGACGCGCTCCACTTCCGCCTCGACCCCGAGGAGTTACATCCGGCGTTCTCCTCACTCGCGGCCGAGTTCGAGCGACGCAACGAGGAGGGCGAGGAGGCGAGCGTCCGGACCGTCTCGCGCGACGACGGCGAGGACCCCGGTCCCGCCTTCGAGTTCACCACTGCCAACAGCGTGTGGGGTCAAGAGGAGTTCCCCTTCCGCGAGGAGTTTCTGGACCTGCTGGACGCCTACTACGGCGCTGGCCTCCGACTGGCGGACTTTCGAGGGTCGCCCGAGGAGGCCCGCGAGCGAATCAACGCGTGGGTCGCCGACAACACGGAGAATCGCATCGAAGACCTCCTCCCTCGCGGGTCCATCGACCAAGCGACTCGCCTCGTGCTGACGAACGCGGTCTACTTCTCGGCGCGCTGGGAGATTCCGTTCTCGGAGGAGGCGACCGACGCCCGCGAGTTCACCGCGCTCGACGGGACGACCGCGAAGGTGCCGACGATGCACAACGAACTGAAGACCCAGTACGCCGAAATCGAGGGGCACCAACTGGTCGAACTCCCCTACGCGAACGGCGAGACGAGCATGGTGGTCGTCCTGCCCGCCGCGGGCGAGTTCGAGACGTTCGAGGAGTCGCTTTCGGTGGACCGACTCGCCACGATGCTCGACCGGACCGGTCGGGCGCAGGTGTCACTCTCGCTCCCGAAGTTCGAGGTCGAGTCGTCGTTCAGTCTCGTGAAGACGATGCAGAACCTCGGCATGAGACGGGCGTTCACGTCGTCGGCAGACCTGACCGGCATGAGCGAGTCGGAAGGCGAGGACCTGTTCGTCAGCGAGATTCGCCACGACAGCTTCGTCTCGGTGGACGAGCGCGGCACCGAGGCCGCGGCCGCGACCGCGGTCGTCGTCGCCGAGAGCGCCCTCCCCGAGCGAGTCGAGATGACCGTGGACCGTCCCTTCCTGTTCTACATCCGGGACCGGCCGACGGAGACGCCGCTGTTCGTCGGGCGCGTGACCGACCTCTCCGGAGAATAGCTGACCGCACCGCCCGCCCCTGACCCGGCGCATCGGCGTTCGTCCGAGCAAGCAAATCCCTAGTTCCCTTCGCGAAGCGAACCCGATGCGCCCGCCGTCTGCGAAGTTCGCTTCGTCGGTGGTCTCGGACCGCGTTCGCTACGGCCAGAGACCTCTGCTCGATTTCGCCTCGCCGACGCGTTCGAGCGCGACGACGTAGGCGGCGTCACGCCAACTCAGGTCGCGGGATTCGACCTCGCGGCGAACGTCGTCCCACGCCGAGAGCATGTGGGATTCGAGTTCGTCGTTGACGCGTTCGAGCGACCACTGACGCCGGTTGATGTCCTGCAACCACTCGAAGTACGAGACGGTGACCCCGCCCGCGTTCGCCAGAATGTCGGGAATCACGGCGACGCCGCGTTCGTTCAGAATCTCGTCGGCGGCCGAGGTGGTCGGGCCGTTCGCGCCCTCGACCACGATGTCGGCCTGCACGTCGCCCGCGTTGTCCGCCGTGAGGACGTTCCCGATGGCCGCCGGAATCACCACGTCCACGTCGAGTTCGAGGACCTCCTCG is a window encoding:
- a CDS encoding serpin family protein, encoding MPLRRRETLALSGALLAGLAGCTGSEDPQTTGTATETTRDTATPDDPATETTPEESPGFDDLDAPPFPEIDPATDPEIAEDLLADQIRGNVAFAIDLLATLRDQQDAPNLFFSPYSVSVALAMTYAGARGETAAEMADALHFRLDPEELHPAFSSLAAEFERRNEEGEEASVRTVSRDDGEDPGPAFEFTTANSVWGQEEFPFREEFLDLLDAYYGAGLRLADFRGSPEEARERINAWVADNTENRIEDLLPRGSIDQATRLVLTNAVYFSARWEIPFSEEATDAREFTALDGTTAKVPTMHNELKTQYAEIEGHQLVELPYANGETSMVVVLPAAGEFETFEESLSVDRLATMLDRTGRAQVSLSLPKFEVESSFSLVKTMQNLGMRRAFTSSADLTGMSESEGEDLFVSEIRHDSFVSVDERGTEAAAATAVVVAESALPERVEMTVDRPFLFYIRDRPTETPLFVGRVTDLSGE